Proteins encoded together in one Psychrobacter sanguinis window:
- a CDS encoding aldehyde dehydrogenase family protein — MSNPIDNNKNTQSSTATTTYNNFDLQFIAGNWVKGKDESINHNTNPYNGEVLVEIQQATKEQLNEAFEAAEQAQKEWAKTLPAQRTALLQKVIQLMDDRHDEIIDWLIKESGSTRIKAEIELNIAKTVTVEAATYPNRVHGEIRPSNTPGKENYVFRDPLGVIALISPWNFPLHLTQRSLAPAIALGNAVVLKPASDTLITGALLLAKLFEEAGLPKGVLNVVIGAGSEIGDAIVTHDTPSLVSFTGSTPVGKHIGELAFSGDYIKDVALELGGNNPFVVLKDADLDQAVDAAVFGKFLHQGQICMAINRIIIESDIHDAFVEKFKAKVKTLKVGNPSEEDTFIGPIINKNQLESLQDKIATAQKEGANLILEGRIDGQLVSPYIYTGVTADMDLFRNEIFGPLVAIVKAKDEEEALKLANDTQFGLSSAVFTGDMQRGMNFAKRMQAGMTHINDMPVNDESMVPFGGVKNSGIGRFNSDQVLEEFTRTHWVSFQNEPRDYGI; from the coding sequence ATGAGCAACCCTATAGATAATAATAAGAACACTCAATCATCTACTGCCACTACCACTTATAATAATTTTGACTTACAGTTTATTGCTGGTAACTGGGTAAAAGGGAAAGATGAAAGTATCAATCACAATACCAACCCATACAATGGTGAGGTCTTGGTAGAGATTCAACAAGCCACAAAAGAGCAGCTAAATGAAGCTTTTGAAGCCGCAGAACAAGCTCAAAAAGAATGGGCGAAAACATTGCCCGCACAGCGTACAGCCTTATTACAAAAAGTAATTCAGTTAATGGATGACCGTCATGATGAAATCATTGATTGGCTTATTAAAGAGTCTGGCAGCACCCGTATCAAAGCAGAAATTGAATTAAATATTGCAAAAACGGTTACCGTAGAGGCTGCGACTTACCCTAACCGTGTACATGGAGAAATCCGACCTAGTAACACCCCCGGTAAAGAGAACTATGTCTTCCGTGACCCACTCGGTGTAATTGCCTTAATTAGCCCTTGGAACTTCCCCTTACATCTTACACAGCGCTCACTGGCGCCAGCTATCGCTTTAGGCAATGCCGTGGTATTGAAACCAGCCAGTGACACCCTTATCACTGGTGCTCTATTATTGGCGAAGTTATTTGAAGAAGCAGGTCTTCCTAAAGGCGTTTTAAACGTGGTGATTGGTGCAGGCAGTGAGATTGGTGATGCTATCGTCACTCACGATACTCCAAGCTTAGTATCGTTCACAGGCTCGACACCGGTTGGCAAACACATTGGTGAGCTGGCGTTCAGTGGAGACTATATTAAAGATGTGGCGTTAGAGTTGGGCGGTAATAACCCCTTTGTGGTGCTAAAAGATGCCGATCTTGATCAAGCAGTCGATGCCGCTGTGTTTGGTAAATTCTTACACCAAGGTCAGATCTGCATGGCCATTAACCGTATTATTATTGAGTCAGACATTCATGATGCCTTTGTCGAAAAATTCAAAGCCAAGGTAAAGACTTTAAAAGTAGGCAATCCTAGCGAAGAAGATACTTTCATTGGCCCTATTATCAATAAAAATCAACTAGAGTCATTACAAGACAAAATTGCCACCGCACAAAAAGAAGGGGCTAATTTAATCTTAGAAGGCCGTATCGATGGTCAGTTGGTGTCACCTTATATCTACACCGGCGTTACCGCTGACATGGACTTGTTCCGTAACGAAATATTTGGTCCGCTAGTGGCCATCGTTAAAGCCAAAGATGAAGAAGAGGCATTAAAACTGGCAAATGACACTCAATTTGGCTTATCTAGCGCAGTCTTCACCGGCGATATGCAACGCGGCATGAACTTTGCTAAACGTATGCAAGCTGGCATGACCCATATTAATGATATGCCAGTAAATGATGAAAGTATGGTGCCTTTTGGGGGCGTAAAGAACTCAGGTATTGGCCGCTTTAATAGCGATCAAGTTTTAGAAGAGTTCACTAGAACTCACTGGGTATCGTTCCAGAATGAACCCCGTGATTATGGGATCTAA